In the genome of Aedes aegypti strain LVP_AGWG chromosome 2, AaegL5.0 Primary Assembly, whole genome shotgun sequence, the window TACAAAATCCAGTTTATTTAAAGTCTACTCTTATTGGGCCatgtgtgccacctatttgatGAGCGAAAATTTTTGGactaaaattcatgaaaataaaaacattatcaatgaaatcataatcaaATAGGAAAATCTGACATTATTTCTCTCAAAGAGGCGTgttgagtgttttttttttttcttatctacATCTAGATTTTACCGTTGTTAAGTGCTGATCTAGTGCAATATTATACAAATCTACCGTAATCCATggtattaaaaataataacaatttcAGATATTTGAATTGACTAGTAGAAAGTTCCACATGTTATAAAGCATCTCATAGAGACGGTCAGCTTtgagatttgttttaaattacgAATTAGCATCTGATGTATAGAAATTTTCATCACACGCAGAACGTCATCCGACGTTTTTATTCTGTGCAAGACGGCGCTCCATATGGGTTGTATACACCAgccatctcaaattttcagagaagatgcttagatatcatatgttttgaatgcttaatgcaaagctgatggCTACTTGGCAAgtttacaaattaataatgatgcactaGAGGGGCCTACGCCTATTAGCATGAGGCTAAATGTGTGATTTCAATAAGCTTTGGACAACGTTAGGAACAAATAGCTTTAGGTGGCACGCTTGCCTCAAATTCCGATATATTTAACGGAATAAACCGTCCTAGACAAGACCAGCAAAGTTCAATATGCGTGGGAAACAATAAATTGTGATTGAAAGGAGCATGAAAACATTCATAAAATGGGAAAGAATAAAATATTCTATCAGTATTTCATTTCATACAATATCTCTatcaatttttatgtttttttttcggaaaatcatttcccaatttaaataataaattaaaaaaaaaaaagaaacgaaAACACCTACTTCATGCGGCTGATTGCGGTTCTCAAACAACCtcatattccataaaaaaaacgtcaagaaatcgaATATGCTGACATTTTCATTTACCAGAATCATTTGAAAGTACTTATTTTGCTCATTTTGTCCTAAAAGTACTATTTCTCTGGAATAAAAAGGAACAGTTGTAACTGATTGCAGCTAACTGAATGTAATTTAACTTATGTGAAATAACCTGGGTAAAACTTATTATGGAACACATTTCATTTAGTTATAATGACTAGAAAATCTCGTTTTGCCCTATTTTAaccttaaattttatattttgatatataAGATATATATCATCTGATCTGAAAAATGTGATTGGATTTGGCACAAGCCTCAAAAAGAGAGTTTCAGGCCAAATGGAGTAAATTAAGTCGATCCAATCAAAGACTTTGAATAAGAATATTTTCTGGTTGAATGTaggccaaaaaaaaaattaattcatagccgcaaatcaaaaaaaaatattacacaaCTAAACGGAGCAAAATAGGCCTTTCCTCCATAGTATTCTCCTGTTGATTTTCTTTCTAATATAAAAATTCAGTTAGTCTCAATCGGTtacaacccaagtaacatttttacttttttcatttactacaagctgttgttaccaccatatcgttaaaactcattttagaacttatttgTCTTAATAACCTTAATGAACCTTTGTTAAAACTCCGTTAAGcccgaaaaggcccacactacaggaggttgttaagactataccttaaaactgtttctaaacttcttagttttgtatcgtatgaatacatctacccttgtagtatgctataaaacatttataagagctattgtatagaCTTATTGAGTtcaactagcggtattaaatcttttaagatatcctaatacacggaataaaaccaatgttaagagcttatgattgaacaaacatcaaccgataagttgtttataaaccataaccttttttgatattgaaaccgtcatgatgtctgccgactcataataatcaattaaaataatcattttttgcatggcagaaaatttccttacaatcgcgtgaaattcctgccaataaaaatttactggtggaatgaaataaaaattttcgatttacagcaacgcgccacagttacgacatcattattggctatctaatattttactccatgccattttcagaatgatttcatgctcatctcaatcgtaaattgaaatttcccacgcatattgtaattatcaatccgaaacggcgacaataaaaatggtttccatccagttaaatcttgctggtcttgtctgggatagtttaagatcaattggcgattattctgaacaatataatcattcataaacgcttttgatcttaagagcccgtgcgcaaaaccctcactttctaaaatattcctaaatcagaatatttgttctgcactaagacaaataggttttttaagagccttgacttaaactcaatgcactcaggaaagctagtgctgtcaaaaaggtaaacaaatgtgattgtgatgcaattcattttattaaatttgtgccGTTATGCATATGGATTGTTATAATGAAGCCCGCCGTGCTTGATCGGCTGTACTGATGccgaaaacggtaagtgataagtgcctgaaaaatgaaagcttttttcgtgtagctcagctgttgtgtgcagcatagttgtccaactagaacgggaagttcaggcaagcatgggaaaaatatgctttATACGGTAGTCTGTTAATTCTTCGAGAGGAATATTTGTCATTTCTATGTTCGCGTTCTGATTAATCCTTAATTCACTAgatgattatcattatcaacataatgatattgataaccacacgcagactgcattccaataacatgcatcagacagttgagttttaagaaggctttaacatgacttagtgtagtcttagaagttttacccatgccttgacaagacaagcaagatgaggttttatgtttaggttttaatagacactacacagctccttcaaaatataatttattatcaacaaatgtggccagcaaataagttttaacggtagctcttgtagatatctacaaagcattttaaagtgggttttaccgaaaagaacgtttggcactttgcaatgctttattaaatctgttaggaatgaatacatctctaataaaacctccataaataacatctaagatcaaaaagcactgaaattgttacttgggaactGTTCCGTTATTCCAGAATAATGGCATTTCCAGGGCAAAATGGGACAAAATAGGCACTTTTAGTTACTGAGACCAGTTGAAATATAATTTGTGCATTGTATTTTCCAGATGATTTCATAGCGGAAAAGTATAACTTAAGTTTTAAATACtctcataaataaataaaaatcaaattcaagggttatattttttttaatttgtattagATTGACAAAATCAAAGTATGTACATTCAACTGGAAAATACTATGTATTATATTCCATTCAAAGTCTTTGGTTGGAAGCACTTAGTTTCCCCATGTTTGCCCTAAAACTTCATTTTCTTAGGCTTTGTATTCAAATCCAATTGCCATtcgatttcttgacgtttttttatggaatttcaataaaaaaacaaacgatttttttcgattttttttttttttttttttgagaagcgCAATAATAAATTAGGtgttattttagttttattttctcACTGTTTCCAAAATCTTTGTCTATGTTTATATTTCTTTTAAATGTAATTTATTTGATACAGTTGCCTCTATTGGATTGTTTTTAGTAATTACGATAGTGTCATTTTGAAGCGCATTTTTTACTATTTGGTGACATGAATGAACTGAGAATGCGATTCCCGTTTCAGTCTTTCAGTAAGAAATACTACTCGGCTGTGTCAATGGATTATGGTTTCCGTTGTATGGTGCAAGTTACAGGCTGTGCAACTAATAAATGGCTAAAGGCGGTTTATGTGTctatatcatcttctccaaaaaAGGCCTTCCTCCACAATTCGGGTGATGTATGAAGAAAGGGTGGAAAATAACGTCCATCGTCTTCACACTTCATTCGATCTCCACCAtatcccccccccctcccctttCTGAGATGACGAACGTGATTTTTgaagtagggtaagtgtaccagttttggccaccctaaggaaaaatattgtttatttatgaatcaaaagacctttggttactgtcaatacatcaaacgaaagctttcaatccatgctcagcagggaaaatataaaaactaatcagaaactttgtttttgtattaaaaatggtggtggcgaatactggaccacttgcaccagtattcgccacgatttcaATTCCGGTTCCAGAATtcgccacttacgttgatttcttatggagggtggcgaatcaggaacaggAGGCGAagaataggtgcaaaggagcaaaaattttaaggaaaatgattttgttctattattttttgagaaaattttgcggtttacaagaatgtttccgtatcatctcaaagcaatttagcgaacactaaacaattgacAACCATATATGTAGTAAAACGGTATGAaatctggggtggcgaataactggtacatggcgaataccggtacaccatCCCTAGGAGATTTCAAAGACACTTTTATGTTAAGAACCACACTTTACAACCGCCACCTGCTTTTCAAACTATTGAAATCCACATGGGAATGTGATATCGTGTTTTCTGCACTAGTAGGATTACGTATAAAAAAGTCAGTGTATCGAATTcataaatgtttatttaaattaCAGTCTCTTTGTCTTCGGTTGTTACAATAACGAACAATAAATCCTACAATCTTACTGTTTTCTTTGAGGTGATTTTCTCTTTACAATAAAGCTTAATGCGATTATTTTCTAAGTTTCAGATTTTACAAAAGAAACATACGTTCTGTTTTCTTGTTCAGCTTTGAACTATATACAAACACATCTACCTATGATAAGCAATGCTCACTTGACTTTCAGTTTTGTTCTCATTTCTACAAATAATTAACAATTATGGTATTCGCCAGCAATTCTATacgagagagaaaaaaaatcctaaaaactaTTCATCTTGCACACTTTTTGGGAAAACCTTTCTAATCTTCGAGCATATTTTCCATGTTCTGTGTTTGTCCTCGCTCGTCGTAATTGCACACGCTACATAAACAGAGAAACGAGCTCACAGAGCAGAAGCGAGACAGAGAGAGATGGAAACAGAAAAGTACACATTCATCACCAACTCGAGATGCTGACTGCAGTCAGTCGTCGAGCGCTACAATGGCACCGATTCTTGGCTATGGCCAACCACTGCCACTTCTGAACGGGATTATTCTTCCACGTTGTGTCCCCTTCGAAATACCGGTCGGTCCGGAGCGCGTATTGTTCCGCCGGATTGCGGTGTTTGCTCAGCCATCGCTGGGACTCTCGGTCCCGACGACACCGCGTCCGGAGGGATTTAAATGCCTCCATTCTGGCGAACTGCAACACACCCGACGGAGATATGGCGACGGCTCAACAAGCGCATGCCAGATCGCATCCAGGTGTGAATGTGTGAGGAACTAATTTACACccgtttttttattctttcattttGCTTTGAGTTTTGTGATTTGCTTTCTTGTGACTTCCTCGACGTACGGTGTACTCAGTCTCTTGGGTTGGCGTCCCCCCTAAATCCCCTCGCGGTTCGCGCCTGGGTGCCGTGGAGTGATTAACACCTTTTACGAGCGCGAGGGTGCTATGGGACGGTTTACCGGTCGTAGCCCAGGATCGCGGATATGCTGAAACCGAGTTTCTTGCTGGTGGATTCGACGGTTCGCTCGAGGGATTTGTGGGAAACTTGAAGGGATGGCAGGACGTTGAAGTCGCGTTTTAGATGATGCAGAGGATGATGGGCGGGAGAAATTGGATGATGAGGTTGCTGGAAGTACGGTAGCATGAGATCCATCCAGCCGGCAGCAGCAGCCATGGCAGGGTTCAGCATCTGCTGGTAGGGATGCGGAGCTCGAAGGAAGTCTTCGTGCGTTGGGCAAGGACTTCGATGGTGCAGATCGTCAACGTTGACTGGGGAGCTGGTGCCACTGCTGGAACTGTCACTCACGGAGATGTCACTGTCATCCAGCGAAGCACTGTCCGTTCGTTGGCGCTTGGGTTCGGGTCCGCATTCGCCGCCGGATTCTTCGGAGTCTTCGATCGAGCGGGAGCTGCTCATGAGGCCGGCTTTCCGCTTGCAGCGTGACTGACCGGTTTCTCGGAATCCCTTCGCGAAGGGGTTGTGGTCGATCTTCAACTTGGTGATACGATCATTCTGTAAACAATGACGGCAGAGGGAGAGATGAAGAACAATGAGATTAATTTTGAGCGAGTGGTGATTGCGGGTGatgcaagaagaagaagccaagaGCAGACGTAAAAGGATCAGACGTAGAGAAGAACGAGCCGAAGATGCTTATCGGCCAAGGCGGCAGTTGGGATTTTGGTTTGCGGTGGAATGTCGGCTGGGAGGGATTGCTGGTATGAAGTTAGTGTTATGGAGAgggggagagagagagagtcgATCCTCAAATGAAGTCGTTGAAGCGTGAACGGGATTTGCTCAAGATCGACAGGTTTTGATTTTGGGAATCGAATCAAAGCATTAGTGCCGCCCCTACCGCGTAAGATCTCGCTCTCTAATGGATCTGGAGAGTCGCTAAAAAGCTGTAGCACCATGATCGGACTGTGATTAAAAGGGTTTTTTTTCTTCGTCTACTTGGCGGACAGCGGATTGGAAGAAGATAAAGAGGGAAAAACATGACGCAGTGATGCATACCTGATAAGCAGTAACGGCGACGAATTCGGTCTCCGGGAAGGTAAATGCCGACTGTGGTGACCACGGGATTTGCGAAGGATCCGACGTTTTGATGATGTGGATTCGGGGCTGGTACTTGTGCATACTGGTGAGGACAATCTGGAATGAAAAAGAGGAGAAAAGATGA includes:
- the LOC5564263 gene encoding T-box transcription factor TBX6, translated to MTELMDLRMHHHLALQTEIYRQRMLQGLPDPYPTMLPVPAPRPLMLPPRFPLPSEVDIKLQNKELWSQFHRIGTEMIITKSGRRMFPSMRLSINGLEADENYCVLIEMIPISDCRFKFSGSQWVPAGGAEPQSPQRMYLHPDSPALGSHWTSQPVVFNKVKLTNNTLDSNGHIVLTSMHKYQPRIHIIKTSDPSQIPWSPQSAFTFPETEFVAVTAYQNDRITKLKIDHNPFAKGFRETGQSRCKRKAGLMSSSRSIEDSEESGGECGPEPKRQRTDSASLDDSDISVSDSSSSGTSSPVNVDDLHHRSPCPTHEDFLRAPHPYQQMLNPAMAAAAGWMDLMLPYFQQPHHPISPAHHPLHHLKRDFNVLPSLQVSHKSLERTVESTSKKLGFSISAILGYDR